The Mycolicibacterium fluoranthenivorans genomic interval GACTACCGCTTTGTCACGACCGAGCAGTTCCAGAATCTGATAGACGACGGCGAGCTGCTTGAGTGGGCCGAAATCCACGGCGGATTGCACCGCTCGGGGACACCCGCAGCACCCGTGCGTGAGGCCACCAAGGCTGGTGTGCCGGTGCTGATCGAGGTCGATCTGGCCGGTGCCCGTGCCGTGAAGGCCGCGATGCCCGAGGTCACCACCGTGTTCCTCGCGCCGCCCAGCTGGGAGGCGCTGGAGGAACGGCTGATCGGCCGGGGCACCGAGAGTCCCGAGGTGCAGGCCAGGCGGTTGGCCACGGCACGAGCCGAACTGGCCGCCCAGAAGGACTTCGATGTGGTGGTCGTCAACAGTCAATTGGAGTCGGCCTGCGCGGAATTGGTATCCTTGCTGGTGGCCCACTAACCGGACCGTGCCCAGACACGTTCCCAGGTCGTCACACAGACACCAACTGCATCTTCTCTAGCACTTAAATCTCAGGACTCAGTCCTGAAAACACTCCGGGAGAACCTTCGTGAGCACGCCTGTCGAGAACATCGACGCCGCCAATGCCTATGACACGCCGCTGGGCATCACCAACCCGCCCATCGATGAGCTGCTCGACCGCGCGTCGAGCAAGTACGCCCTGGTGATCTACGCAGCCAAGCGGGCCCGCCAGATCAACGACTACTACAACCAGCTCGGCGACGGCATCCTGGAGTACGTCGGCCCGCTGGTGGAGCCGGGTCTGCAGGAGAAGCCGCTGTCGATCGCCATGCGTGAGATCCACGGCGACCTGCTCGAGCACACCGAGGGCGGCGAGTAACTCACGGCGGCGGCGCGAGACATGACCGACCGCAAGCGCATCGTCGTCGGCGTCGCCGGCGGTATCGCCGCCTATAAGGCGTGCACGGTCGTCCGCCAGCTGACCGAGGCCGGGCATTCCGTTCGCGTCGTCCCCACCCAGTCGGCTCTCAAATTCGTCGGTGCCGCCACCTTCGAGGCATTGTCGGGCAACCCGGTGCACACCGGCGTCTTCGAGAACGTCGACGAGGTACCGCACGTCCGCATCGGCCAGGAGGCCGATCTGGTGGTGGTGGCCCCGGCCACCGCCGACCTGCTGGCCCGCGCGGTCGCCGGCCGCGCGGATGACCTGCTCACCGCGACCCTGCTGACCGCGCGCTGTCCGGTGTTGTTCGCCCCGGCCATGCACACCGAGATGTGGTATCACCCCGCCACCGTGGACAACGTGGCCACGCTGCGCAGGCGGGGCAACGTCGTGCTCGAGCCCGCCTCCGGCCGGCTCACCGGCGCCGACACCGGTCCGGGCCGGCTGCCCGAGGCCGAAGAGATCACCACCCTGGCCGGCCTGCTCCTGGAGCGCGCCGATGCCCTGCCCTATGACCTGGCGGGGGTCAAGGCACTGGTGACTGCCGGCGGCACCCGTGAGCCGCTGGACCCGGTCCGGTTCATCGGCAACCGCAGCTCCGGGAAACAGGGCTACGCGATGGCCCGGGTGCTGGCCCAGCGGGGCGCCGACGTCACCCTCATCGCCGGGAACACCACGGGTCTCATCGATCCGGCCAGTGTGCACGTGGTTCACATCGGCTCAGCCAGTCAGTTGCGTGACGCGGTGTCCAAACACGCCCCGGACGCCGGCGTCCTGGTGATGGCAGCGGCCGTCGCGGATTTCCGGCCGGCGCAGGTGGCGACCGCCAAGATCAAGAAGGGCGGCGCCGGCGAGCCCAGCTCCATCGACCTGGTGCGCAACGATGACGTCCTGGCCGGCGCGGTGGCGGCCCGCACCGAAGGTCAACTGCCGAATATGCGGGCCATCGTCGGGTTCGCGGCCGAGACCGGCGATGCCAACGGTGATGTGCTGTTCCATGCCCGCACCAAACTGAAGCGCAAGGGCTGCGATCTGCTCGTGGTCAACGCCGTCGGCGACGGTAAGGCCTTCGAGGTGGACGACAACACCGGCTGGCTGCTGGCCGCCGACGGCACCGAGTCGGCCCTGCCGCACGGGTCGAAGACTTTGATGGCCAGCCGTATCGTGGACGCGATCGGTGCGTTCCTGAAGA includes:
- the gmk gene encoding guanylate kinase, producing MKNGGGSGSAAVVVLSGPSAVGKSTVVRCLRDRIPDLYFSVSVTTRAPRPGEVDGVDYRFVTTEQFQNLIDDGELLEWAEIHGGLHRSGTPAAPVREATKAGVPVLIEVDLAGARAVKAAMPEVTTVFLAPPSWEALEERLIGRGTESPEVQARRLATARAELAAQKDFDVVVVNSQLESACAELVSLLVAH
- the rpoZ gene encoding DNA-directed RNA polymerase subunit omega, which produces MSTPVENIDAANAYDTPLGITNPPIDELLDRASSKYALVIYAAKRARQINDYYNQLGDGILEYVGPLVEPGLQEKPLSIAMREIHGDLLEHTEGGE
- the coaBC gene encoding bifunctional phosphopantothenoylcysteine decarboxylase/phosphopantothenate--cysteine ligase CoaBC produces the protein MTDRKRIVVGVAGGIAAYKACTVVRQLTEAGHSVRVVPTQSALKFVGAATFEALSGNPVHTGVFENVDEVPHVRIGQEADLVVVAPATADLLARAVAGRADDLLTATLLTARCPVLFAPAMHTEMWYHPATVDNVATLRRRGNVVLEPASGRLTGADTGPGRLPEAEEITTLAGLLLERADALPYDLAGVKALVTAGGTREPLDPVRFIGNRSSGKQGYAMARVLAQRGADVTLIAGNTTGLIDPASVHVVHIGSASQLRDAVSKHAPDAGVLVMAAAVADFRPAQVATAKIKKGGAGEPSSIDLVRNDDVLAGAVAARTEGQLPNMRAIVGFAAETGDANGDVLFHARTKLKRKGCDLLVVNAVGDGKAFEVDDNTGWLLAADGTESALPHGSKTLMASRIVDAIGAFLKTE